The genome window ATTGTTGGCATGCTGCTGCTGCTGGCGTTACTGGCGTTGCGCATTATGCCGTTGAAATGGGTCAGGGCGGGCGGCAACTGGCTGCTGGCAGAGATGCTGCTGTTCTTTGTCCCGGCGGTGGTCGCGGTGGTCAACTATGGCGATCTGCTAAAAACGGAAGGCTGGCGTATCTGCGTAGTGATTGCGCTAAGCACCCTGATGGTGTTAGCGGCGACGGCGCTGGTGGTGGACAGAGTTTACCGGCTGGAGATCTGGCTGGCGCAACGTAAGCAGGCGCGCCATGAATAATTTTATTATTAGCCTGCTCTGTTTTATCGCCACGCTATGCATCTACTTTCTTAATAAACGACTCTACCGCCGCTGGCGCAAACTGCTGCTGATGCCGCTGGTGCTGACGCCGCTGCTGCTGGTAGGCATGCTGCTGGTGATGCATATCTCCTGGCAAAACTATATCAGCGAGAGCCGCTGGCTGCTGTGGTTACTTGGCCCGGCGACCCTGGCCTTTGCGGTGCCGGTCTATGAAAACCAGAACATTATCCGCCAGCACTGGCTTTCGCTGTCGGTTGGCGTGGTAACCGCCACGCTGGTGGCCGTATGCAGTTCCGTCTGGCTGGCGCGTCTGCTGGCGCTGCCGGAAATTATCCAGCGCAGCCTGGCGATACGCTCCATCACTACCCCTTTTGCGCTGGCGGCGGCAAAGCAGGTAGGCGGACAGCCCGATCTGGTGGCGCTGTTTGTGGTGCTGACCGGCGTATTCGGTATGGCGGTCGGCGACGTACTATTTCTGCGGCTGGCGGTAAAGCAGGGCATGGCCAAAGGTGCAGGTTTTGGTGCCGCATCACACGGTGCCGGTACCGCGCGTGCTTATGAACTGGGG of Pantoea alhagi contains these proteins:
- a CDS encoding LrgB family protein, with the translated sequence MNNFIISLLCFIATLCIYFLNKRLYRRWRKLLLMPLVLTPLLLVGMLLVMHISWQNYISESRWLLWLLGPATLAFAVPVYENQNIIRQHWLSLSVGVVTATLVAVCSSVWLARLLALPEIIQRSLAIRSITTPFALAAAKQVGGQPDLVALFVVLTGVFGMAVGDVLFLRLAVKQGMAKGAGFGAASHGAGTARAYELGQQEGVVSSLVMMLSGVVTVLIAPLMGQLMWAAAR
- a CDS encoding CidA/LrgA family protein, whose translation is MALALSPQKTGWLQRLQVPVQVAIYVGLFICAQQLVSWLHLPLPANIVGMLLLLALLALRIMPLKWVRAGGNWLLAEMLLFFVPAVVAVVNYGDLLKTEGWRICVVIALSTLMVLAATALVVDRVYRLEIWLAQRKQARHE